A window of Planctomycetota bacterium contains these coding sequences:
- a CDS encoding superoxide dismutase gives MAYTLPPLPYAFDALEPYIDARTMEIHHDKHHATYVTNVNKALEGNALGDLPVEKLIADLEKVPEAIRTVVRNNGGGHANHTLFWESLAKGKGGEPGGQLGEAIRSVFGSFDNFKAEFTKAALGRFGSGWAWLSRAPGGKLVVESTANQDSPIMHGNVPLLGIDVWEHAYYLLYQNRRPDYVNAFYNVIDWDAVGKRFAAR, from the coding sequence ATGGCCTACACGCTGCCTCCCCTGCCCTACGCCTTCGACGCCCTCGAGCCCTACATCGACGCGCGGACGATGGAGATCCACCACGACAAGCACCACGCGACGTACGTCACCAACGTCAACAAGGCGCTCGAGGGCAACGCGCTGGGCGACCTGCCGGTCGAGAAGCTGATCGCCGACCTCGAAAAGGTCCCCGAGGCGATCCGGACCGTCGTCCGCAACAACGGCGGCGGCCACGCCAACCACACGCTGTTCTGGGAGTCGCTCGCCAAGGGCAAGGGGGGCGAGCCGGGTGGCCAGCTCGGCGAGGCGATCCGCAGCGTGTTCGGGTCGTTCGACAACTTCAAGGCCGAGTTCACCAAGGCGGCCCTCGGCCGGTTCGGCAGCGGCTGGGCCTGGTTGTCGCGGGCCCCGGGCGGGAAGCTGGTGGTGGAGAGCACCGCAAACCAAGACAGCCCGATCATGCACGGCAACGTGCCTCTGCTCGGGATCGACGTCTGGGAGCACGCCTATTACCTGCTCTACCAGAACCGCCGCCCCGACTACGTCAACGCGTTCTACAACGTGATCGACTGGGACGCGGTCGGAAAGCGGTTTGCCGCCCGCTGA